One segment of Carya illinoinensis cultivar Pawnee chromosome 1, C.illinoinensisPawnee_v1, whole genome shotgun sequence DNA contains the following:
- the LOC122290790 gene encoding uncharacterized protein LOC122290790: MEAEDLVKRWEGLQLTTKESAPFQVKLEGLKKEDRKKEHYIVGRAMAERTVNSEAFKTTMSQVWRLEGWVRFIEIGDQSFIIEFQKLEDKDKVLGGRPWFLDRSLLSLQEVDETISINRIQFRYEPFWVQLHNLTLATMNEEVGAQFAASTGHVILVETKLDGRTWGRCLRVRVAVDIHKPLLRGKWMLFEEKEYWISFKYERLQNFCFHCGILYHKVKNCNKLWYENQEEDQAPL, translated from the coding sequence ATGGAGGCAGAGGATTTGGTTAAGCGATGGGAAGGACTGCAACTAACAACAAAAGAAAGTGCCCCTTTCCAAGTGAAACTAGAAGGTTTAAAGAAGGAAGACAGAAAGAAAGAGCACTACATTGTTGGCAGAGCAATGGCGGAGAGGACTGTTAACAGTGAGGCTTTCAAAACCACCATGTCTCAGGTGTGGAGGTTAGAAGGCTGGGTGAGATTCATTGAGATAGGCGACCAAAGCTTTATCATAGAGTTTCAAAAACTGGAAGACAAAGACAAGGTCCTTGGTGGCAGACCATGGTTTTTAGACAGAAGCTTGTTATCACTGCAGGAGGTAGATGAAACAATCTCTATCAACAGAATACAGTTCCGATACGAGCCTTTCTGGGTTCAATTACACAACCTGACTCTGGCCACCATGAATGAGGAAGTAGGAGCACAATTCGCAGCCTCTACAGGCCATGTCATCCTCGTTGAAACAAAATTAGATGGACGTACATGGGGGAGGTGCTTAAGGGTGAGGGTAGCAGTGGACATTCACAAACCTCTGCTCAGGGGAAAGTGGATGCTATTCGAAGAGAAAGAATACTGGATCTCCTTCAAATACGAGAGACTCCAGAACTTTTGTTTTCATTGTGGAATCCTCTACCACAAAGTTAAAAACTGCAACAAGCTATGGTACGAGAACCAAGAAGAAGACCAGGCTCCCCTATAG